In Anopheles arabiensis isolate DONGOLA chromosome 2, AaraD3, whole genome shotgun sequence, the genomic window ACCCTTCTGGCCCTTGATCGCCTGCTCCTGGGCGGCGCGCAGTTTGTCGTACTCGGGCGAGCGCTGCTCATCGTCCTGGCGGTAGTTGATCACCGTGGCGAGGCCCCGCTCGAGCATTGCCTCAGCGATGTTCCTGCGGAGGGAAGGGAGAgcaacgggaaggaaaaatttcaatttttagctgttttttttctctctcttcaaaCGATTGGATCTAGCTTGGTACAAATGTTACTTAAATTACTGTTTAATGTATCGAAAAATCGACGCGAGTGAGCTCTAAGGAAGAATAAAACCACTCTCTGTCGATCATTGCGAACGATAATGTCCCACCAATTGATCAAAACACTTTCCAAGGTTATAGAAGGAAACAAGTGTTTAACCTATATATGGTGGAAAATACCCCATAGCACTAATTTTCCATAACCTGTTCAAGTTGTACCGCAGAACCTGATAGAGCTTGTCCAATATTTCCCAAAGGATGGCTTAGCTCATCGTATCAAATTACGAACAATAATGTCCCACCATTTGATCAAAACACTTTCCAAGGGTATAGAAGGATAAAAGTGTTTAACCTATATATGGTGGAAAATCCCACGTAACACTGTTTTCAAAAACTTGTTGAAGTTGTATCGCAGAATCTGATAAAGCTAGTCCAATGTCCCGAAGGATGAAGCAACCGTATTGTACCAGATTGCGAACGATCATGTCCCACCAGTTGATCAAAACACTTTCCAACAATATGAAAGGATAAAAGTGTTTAACCTATATCTGGTGGTTTTTCGAGCTTATATATTCGATAAAACTACAGTATCCCCCTTCACTTACTGGTCGTCCAGGCGCACGGTGTAGCAGTACTTCTCCGGGTAGTTGTCACGGGCCGGCGCCACGTAGTCGAGCGTACACGTCACCCGCTTGCCGATCAGCTTCTTGCGCAGGAACTCGCGCGCCTCAAACATGTAGGGAATGTCGTAGAGGGGGCGCGAGTTCTTCGCCCGCGGACCATCGTCCTCCTTCGGGCGCGGCGGACGGATCGACGAGAAGAACACCTTCTTCGACACTGTGCCGACCTTCACCAGCACGGCATCGCCGTTGTACACCTCCATCACCGTGCCGACCAGCTCCTTGTCCTTGGTGTTGGCCAGCGCCGCCGGCGGCTTGTAGTCCTTCCACAGCCGCAACCGGGCGGCCTTCGCTTCCCGCTCGCACGCGCGCAGCCGGTCGATGCCCTCCTTCACGTACGGTATGCTCCACTCGACGCACTTGGCGAACCCGTTGCGCAGCAGCGACTCGGCAATGTTACCCTCCGGGCACAGGATCGTGCCGAGGAAGTTGGTGTTGCTGTTCGACTCGAGCCGCACCTTCACCTCGCGCTGCAGCAGCCGGCACTCCACGTGGAAGCGGGCCTCGTCCGCGTACGGCACCTCGGTCGTGTTGTCCGGCCGGCCCTCCGCGTCCAGCTTGAAGCCCGGGCAGCGGATGCCGGACATCATGAGCGTGACGTGCTGGAAGACGCGCGGGTTCGGCATGAGGAAGGCGCGGACCGTCGAACCGTCCCGCACGTGCTCGATGATCGCCTTGATCAGCTGGCCGGCGTGCTGGTCCACGAACTGCTTCGGGTTGTCGATGTTCCACACGATGTTGCGCACGTGCTCGCCCTCGGGCGCATCGCTCCAGAGGCCCTTCCGGGCGCGCCGGGCCGCATCCTCCAGCTCGATCAGGCGGGCATGCTCGGGCGTCTGGCGCACGTTGTCGCGGCGCACCGTCACCAAGCCCTCCGACACGATCGACTCGACGATGTTTTCCGCGTTCGGTTCCTTGCCGAGCTTCACGTAGCCGTACTCGCGGTTCGCGTTCGGCGGCTTCTCCGAGTAGAACCACACCTCCTGCCCGATCAGCCGCTGGCGCAGGTACTCGCGGGACTCCCAGGCGTAGGGTTGATCCCTCGAACCGTCACTgcggaaaaaacaaaaaccgtttGATCGTTCATACATAACCTCAATCATCTGGCTCCTGGCGTTTGACCACTTACCTCGATCCGTTGGTTGGTCGGCGGGCAAGCTTCGGTGCGACGATGCCAGCAAAATTAAGCTGCTTCTCTCGTGGCGGTCCATTGACGGGTTTATCGCGCAGGATCAGCGAATCACCGGACAGAATCTACGGGGCGAACGGGGAAAGAGACCGTTCGTAGAAAGAAGATTCGTAAGAATATGCTGCACAAGTACACGACCTCGTGGAGAACGAGACGCGTTCCACTGCCGGCACTTCCGATTCCGCACGAAGCCAGCGAGAAAAAGACAGCGTTTTGACATTCCTGCGCCTGTGTAAATCCAACTGacagcaccaacacacacacatacacacacaaacgcactcGCCGCGAGCCGAGCGGCCACGTTGAAAGTTTTAAATCCCGCAATATAAATACGCGCACACGGGCAGGCATATCCTAAGCATAAATTGCCCTACATCGAAATGGGGGTTAGATttcatcttttctttttctttttgcatctCGATAAAATTATCTCCAcatgcttcttcttcctcttcttcgaCGGCAATTTCCATTGCAATCTTGTGCAATCCGATTGGATGCAGTTTTTGCCTCTTTGCAATTGAatccacaaacaaaacacactcaacGTGTTTCCGAAACATATGGAACACGAAGCAATAAATAGATACCACCGTGAAACagatgagagagagaagaagaagaaaaaaacatgcaacggGAAATACTTTCACCGTTCTccaatttcttcttcttcttcttattcttttccACTTTGGGACACCTTTCACCTTTCGACCAAGTTTTGGTTCacaaaatgtgtaaaactaaGCGAAACCCCGCCGTAAAGTAGGCATTGGAAGGGCGATCAATTCCACCGTGGCAACCCCACAGGTGACCAATCGCTGGAACCGGAAAGGGGAAGGGCGACGTCATGGTGCATAGGGGGGAGAGGCAGGAGGCAGAGGGTGTGTTATGTGGCGAGCAGAAGGGACACAGCAGCGCTACATAAAATAATGCCAACTTGGCATGCCACATCGCAGCGTGTCAGCGTGGAACGGCGGCGTAGCGATAGGGAGGgaaaagcgagaaagaaagaaagatagagagagagagagagagggggggagaGCAAGAGCGAGAAAGGTGCGTTGGATTAAAAGTTGTTCAACAAAGACCGATGTGCCCTGGATGGAAAATCACGGTTTAAGAGGCAAGGGGGATGCTTTTCCCCCACAAcagcttcttgtttttttttcctctagcGAGACAGaagattccccccccccttagaCCGCTTCAACCGCCTCCGAAGGGGGTGGAGGGTAAGTCTTTCGATAATGGGCTGATGGCAGGGTGATGTGTGCAAACTTGAGCTCTAATCATTTATCGCCGTCCACCAACTCGTGCCACGGATGATCTTTTCGATTACTTGGCTTTCTGCAGCTCCCGTcggcgatgtgtgtgtggctgtgcatttgtttgtgccacaatggaggAACGATGCACTTTATGTTGGGCAGTAATATGGTGTGTGGATGCAGCAGTCATGTGGAAAGCGCGtgtcggtgtgcgtgtgtatgctgTGTACGTTACCTGCTTCACGATGCCTTTCTTCAGCACGGGCGGTGGAGCAGggttggcggcggcggcggggaCATTAGCGGCACTCATTTTGCGTTCCGTAGGGCAACGTTGCTGCTCGGCAGAACTTTTCTGTTTTCACTACGGGACTGTTGGGAAACACACTGAGACGGGAGGAAAGATGATACGAGAAAAAACGGTGGTCAACTTCACGTGAAAAACAAGATTTCACACCCCACAGATTTCTTCCTTCACCCTCTCGctatctcactctctctctgtcggGAAGTTAGCACATTCCACCGTCGGTGGCTGGAAGACTGGCACACTTTCACGCGATACCAATATTGTTATGTGGCCGGGAcgggaaaggaaagaaggTTCAATCCCGGAAACgatgcagagagagagagcgagcgagccaGAGGGACAGATTTTAGAGGCACCGGGGCTGACCTTTCTATACCTTTGCGATCGGGAGCAAAACGAGTCCGTACGGGAGCTAGCGGCGTTTGGAACTACTGATCACACCACACCATGtaccacgacgacgacagtgACACACCGGGACAGTAAGagcgacacacgcacactcacaaacacacacacactagtcgGCGACGACGGCTGTAACGGGTACAATAGACCAGAGGGGCGAACGTGTGTAACCACCGGAATCGGGGTGCAGGGGCAACCAGGTCACCTCAGTTGCACCGGACGGCACCAAATTCAGAGGAACGGCCGAAAAATTGAACACTTTCTGTGACCGAACGGCACTACAGCACGGGAGAAAATATATCTGCCCCAGTCTTGGCCCAAGCAACAATTATTGCAGCAGGAGGCGAGCGGCACACGTAGCCCAAAGTGCTGACGGAGCGCTGACAGGTGAGCGACCCAATGAACAAAATACGGCACGCTGGTGCTGgtgtagaagctctgaaaagcgccgagatgagacttttaaaatgatgttgaaaaaatccaatttaatcgctaaaatgaagtcaaaaaagtttcttttactttttaataaaatttctacgattattagacggcaaaaatgcaaactataattgatcgaacgctataaactgccaattcatttttttctcagctccatcgttctttgcatgccgaggagaattctctcaccgaaaatgctgtcagtcgctgtcaaagcatgctgtcagttattttctcagctgctttctcggtgtatgtagaaacgctcaaTGAGCTCGATTGCAAACGCGATTGCACAGCTTTGCTGTCAGTCCTGTCATTTTATCGctcaaaaatgtcaaaaacgTTTTCGGGATTGAGAAATATGGCAGTGCTCCATAGGATGCAATTTCATCGGAATATGCTATTAATCCGGACCCGgaggcaatagcgtatctcgtaTCATATTAGCGTTAGTTGAGTTTCGAGGCTTTCAGTCAAATTTTAgctaattttcgtataattttacttgaagtggtaggttttagcTACTAAATTAGCTATGTGATCTGATTTTAACTAAAGATTACAATTTTATACTTTCGGAAATGGTTTTTGAAAATTCTaccaaaagggaatttattttgcatttgacattcgatgtgtcaaattagtacaatttgctcaaagaagtGTCAACGTACATCGAAATCGCGACTATCGGGGAATATCTgtggtatttttgtttaaatgcactattttaatttttaagaaacttttgtttgatttttcaccaaaataaattcaattacaaAAAGTTATGAAAATCATTGACATCATTTTGAAATGGAGCTTGATTCTCGAAcgtaaatttgttgtgtttttgtgactGGACCTGTACTCAATTTTTAACATCATTCATTTCTCCATACATCCGGACATCTTTCGTTAAAAACTTAATCGGTGCTTTGCTCTAtgcatgtttttaaaatttaataagaACATCAAGTTCAGAGAAttctaaatacatatttatctatacatcaatattttgaaaatttaaaaaaatattccatcTATTTGAAGATAAATCGGGTACTGCAAATTGGCGTATTTCGAGCATCGTATACTGCTGCGGATATTTGTTGTAAGAAGCGCTTGCGATGTATGAGTTAAATTAGATGGTCAAATAAGGTTCTTAATTGAAGCTCACTGGACAGCCTAACATTTGTTACTTGGGAGCGAAGGTAGCACACGGAGCCGAAGTTTGAAGATTCCCGAAGTTCGACAGCAGTGACTTCAACGTGGCACGGTGGCCGCGCATGCAGTCATACATTATTGACAAATTATTCTGTTTATAATTTGTGCGAAAATCAAGCATTTGTTCAGACACCGTGGAAAACGGACAATGAAATGTATTTCACCTTTTCCTGAGCGATAACCATTTATTCAGCCTAAAACTAAtcattttttctcaaacaCAATCGACGTTACCACGCTGCCTACCTTGCCACCGAATTTAAACGTCGGCGTAGGTATGACCGTGCGTAATTTAAACAGTTCGGCGAAACTTTGAACCAGCTCACTCTCGGTCCAGTTGCAGGACGTCAGTATGAAAAGGCCATCATCCTGCAGCATCCGATGCACGTTGGCGATGTAGTGCGTGCGCATCGTTTTCGCATCTTCCGGATGCAGACTGATCGCGTCGTACGTGCCCTTATCGTGTACCACCTTGAACTGTCCCAGCGCAGCCACCTCTGGTTCCGACATCAAATCCACCACCTGGTAGTTGATGTTAAGGTCCTGATCCCGGCATATGGCTTTCGATAGTTCGATGGCTTTCGGTGAATAATCGATGCCGGTCAGCTTCGTGTACCCTTCCCTGGCCAGCTCGATCAGCATCATGCCATTTCCACAGCCTGGAGCAGATTTAATTCGGTGTTGTTAATCATGCAAGATGTAACACATTGCCAACATACCCAGATCGATGATAGAATCGTCCGCTTTGATTTCATCCTCCTGTTTGGCAATCCAGCAAATGATGCGGTTCTGGCTGTCCTCATCGAACCAAACCTCACCGACATCGCCATGGTCGCGATAGTTCGCTATCTCTCGAGTGTAGCTCGACTCCCAGAAATCTTTTGTTCCAAGCTCCGACCCTTCTAGCTCTTCAATTTGTTCACTCATCGTGGTGTTTCAATGTCTCTAAAATTCAGTATAGAACTGTTTAAAAGTTAGGCTCAGAATATTAGCACTGCGTTTGGAACGGACCAACACGAGCCGGCTTTTGTTGGTAAACAAGCTAATGTCAAACTGACAAATGGTATACACACTGTCAGCTGTTATACGGAATACGaaaattcgttttttattaaatatttaaaatataagtTGCAATTCCTGATTTcgatataaacaaaacatagataaacatttattttaagtGACCGGAAGTAGTAGCAATTTGATAGAAATGTGTACAGAATAACAACAAGGAAACGGGTAGAACAGTGTCGTATCATACACAGTGggattttgttaatttgtattGGCTATTATTTGGGCTGAATTTGGCTACAGGGATAATCATACAAGACCGTTGAATCTTCCGGGGAAGTAATGTTTTCTCCAAAATATACCAACATCTTAGTTAATTCATATTTGTTTCCTATTTCCAGAACAGGCAATTAAACCAGCAAGTGTACGATTGTATTGTGGAAAGTCAGGTGAAGGATAGACCATGAAAAGGTAGAACACAAACGAGTTATCATCATATTGATCTTGTTCTTTTACAGGAAGAGATATAGGggtgaattttattttatgttgtaTATTTCTGCAGAAAAACTAGCGATACACCAAGTTGATCGAGAGAGAAGGCAGTTCTTTGAACGATACGGTCTGCCTCTAGCTACAGTGACGAGTTCAACGACATTGTTCGTAAAGGGGTATTGTGGTTGTGCAGTATTTTATAAttcatttatatatatttcaaGGATATCGTTTAGTTTAGTTCTATTACATTCAACATCACAAAAGTTGCAAATTATTAATAACGCActtaaattcaaatgaaataataTCAGATCCGAAGAAAGTACTGCTCTAGGTAACCtgtaaaacaatacgcatGTTGTTAGGTCGGTTTACTTTAAGAAAGTGCTCAAGGCAAACTAAACACGGCTACTTTACGCTCACCTTTTTCACCTCGATGATTTTCCgtccatattttttttcaaaatgatcCACTTCTTCCTCGATAACTATTCTTTGCATCCGTATCAAACACCGTCTGCGACGTTCTGGTGACCAATTCCGGATCACGTGGCCCATCCCCGACAGCTCAGCATCGACTGGGTCAGTTGGTCGTTTCAATCGGTTAAGCATCTCTGTTGTGGCACTTTGAAACGCCCGCAACGATTCCATCAGTTCCTCGTGGAGAGCACGACTGACTATTAGCCTACGCCGCTTGATTGCCCTTGCCGTTACATTGGGTGCAATGTTTGGACGAGGAGATGCGGGATACCCTGACCGTCCAGGTTGCGGTGATGGTACACGCTGTGGTGACGGCATGCTGGACGGTCCAGTAGGTGTGAGTCCCTCGTCTAACACCTTTACTTCCAATTGTTCCTGTTGGTCAAAGAGGTTTTGATGTTAAATATAGAATGCACATGTTCTGATCGGAAATTCATTTTATACGTGTGTGTATCAGAGTGTGTATCAATCGGCAAACGAACAACCAAAGTCCTTCAACATgcactgttttgtttcgttgtgaTTTGCTAGAACCTAAACAGATCGCTCGCCGTTGATTTGCAGCGAATTACCTGCACAACGGCAATCAGTACGAAAAAGGCTCAATGTGTGAACAATGTTCTTTTTTCGATCTAATCTCGTTTCACCATGGCGATATTGGTCGCCTATGCTTTATAGTACACATCTGCTGTTACATGTGCATGTGCGTGCCTCTACATaccttcttttgcttcttcggtGCAGGATTGgtatctaaaaataaaaaaaaaacaaaggtttCATTTCTGCAATTTTCATGTTATTTCTCCATTAAGTGCAATAATTACCCATTTTTTGTGTCAGTTGGCGTAAATCTCAAACAATTCGATTCCACACTACGAGCTGTTTGTCGTGCCAGATTGTAAACAATTAAGAAAGACCGCGAAATCGCAgacagagtgaccagaaatactgatttatctgtattcctaccgatttttatatgcctaccgaccCAAGTgtcacaaatccactaaacgaccactaaacggcttctaaacgactcaagttctctacctaaacggaatatagaaagacttcgtttagcagacggcaaacgactcatgcattctaaacatagcgaaaaagctggtggcgctctctgttggtgggataccccaaccagttgagcttcatcgcttggaggagagctttctcatttcctctgtactgttgtatggtttcgcattgaagttatgcatcgctagaactagaacggcgatacgattgcttaaatactaaactccaacggaaaccaccagcactgaagcaagtgagatttgagtaatggtcgttggtgttgatacccgtgtatctgaccacacgacccaagtgccacaaccCAAGCGCCACTGATTAAGCCatattgaatatccatagaaaaaaaaatgaaagctccacagcttcattggtttgataaataaatggcgtattaaaacctgattattatattgttatccttttcttgcaatgtgtttcgacaagtttcatcttatttagtttcatgacctatatagccttataactttccgagcaaaaatctatttgaatggtcgtgtggtcagatacgtgggtacatatcaacaccaacgaccattactcaaatctcacttgcttcagtgctggtggtttccattggagtttagtatttaaacaatcgtatcgccgttctagttctagcgatgcataacttcaatgcgaaaccatacaacagtacagaggaaatgagaaagctctcctccaagcgaggaagctcaactggttgggtatcccaccaacagagagcgccaccagctttttcgctatgtttagaatgcatgagtcgtttgccgtctgctaaacgaagtctttctatattccgtttaggtagagtgcttgggtcgtttagaagccgtttagtggtcgtttagtggatttgtggcacttgggatgaagtagtgatgtgctgtatggagcgcacccacggctccgatccgactccgactattgttagttcgattccgactccggcaaaatggaacgactccgaacgactccgactccgggcgactccgggcgactccggacgactccggacgactccaaatgactccgaacgactccgaacgactccggacgactcagactccgggcgactccgaacgactccgacgactccgaacgactccggacgactccgaacgactccgaacgactccgggcgactccgtacgactccgaacgactcctgatattgcagcgcggacctaccttccggagtcgatttcgaatttatcggagtcggatcggagtcgactccggatttttgccaactttacccatcactaatatgaagacattttttttattttttttttatgcacaTGTTCACTTATATTAACTCCTTTGTGGTTCTGCAaccaattatttcacttttcatagAAATTTTATTGGAAAGAGTCTCCCGCTTTATGAGTTTTATATTAAACTTTTATGTTTAGTTGCTTACCTTACAGTAGAACAGTAGAACACATGAATTCGGAATAAAGGGgaaaaacgaacacaaacacgcaaGTGTACAACATATCACAaaagaatatgttttattaagaaatttgatatttgaaattttcatgtttctgctgctgttgctgtggctgctgaCGCTCGACGGTCTTTCGCTCTATCTCActggtagtgtgtgtgtgtgtgtgtattatggATCTATTGTTTATGCTACAGTTAttgtatttcttttctttttcttctatatAATTTATTCCCATTGTGGCCCAATCTAATGGAGAGTAATCGAGTAAACGCAACCAAATGGGGCCTGATCATCGTTAAAATGATGTAATGCAATTACGCGTTGACTGTGGATGTGAAAGAGGAGatataaaaaagtattttaaaaatattgttttaccaCATCGTTACACCAGCTTTGTGGttattttccaattccaaACACCTGGTATATTGTAATCAAACTCAAACATCAGATACCAAAGTAAAAACGTAATGCAAAAAAGCAGTGTAAAACAAAGTGAAACACTGAAAAGATAACACACACGTCGCGTTGGAAAATGGATCgctgtccgtaatttgaactgtttttttgttgctgtgttttgcttgtttaatTGTTAAATACTAAGAATATCTGTATAAGTATCTCCTCCCCTGCCCCTTCTTCTCGTTCGAGTTCGAGTGTACGActtggtttcatttttttaagtaaCTACTTTCCATCATCTTTCCCTCCCTAATCCTGCATGTTACTTAACGCGTCGTTCTTGTGTGaatttgtgtatgtttgtatataatatatatatttatctaATTTATATTGGCCTTTACATtctgtgtgttgcttttgtgtaatttttttgttgcagtttttgGCTTCCAGATTTCCAGATTTACATCCAccggtgtttgtgtttgtaataTGTCGTTTGTAACATTTTCATGCTTCACTTTCCGTGCCTTTTGCCGGTATTCCATTACGTCCAATAATTGGAGGAGGCTTTTTCTCTACACGGTTAACACACCTGGTGGCTAGTGTTGCATTTCAACTGTTTGAATGTTCGAccatgttttgtttcgtttttattcaGTAACTTATTGAACCTTTTCAGAAGTTTACAGTGAAAACGCTTATGTGTTTGCATGTGCCTCGTGTTGCTTTTCTGTCGAAACAGCTCGCTTCatacacgacacacacacatatacaaacGTGGATCGAACGGATTTTCTATGTTTGTTCCAGGGCCGGCCATCGCATACTCTACTACTCAGTATTTCTTAACGTGCTATCAATAATCGGTTTACTTTCGAGATGAGAACATCAAACATACAAGAGAGACGACCACAGTTGCTTACGGCAATTAGTGACGGAAAGTACGCAGCCAGTTCCATTGCATTCGTCATACCCACTTTTCCTTTTCTCGCTTTCATTCTTCATTCGTGTTTGCTGCTGCGATTCGTAAAATCGGAGTGTTAAAAGTGGTTTCGCACACCCTACCTTTCTCTACCCTTTCCATGCGaaatatgtgtttgtgtgtatggatctgagtgtgtgtgtgttgtgtgtgtgtgtgggtggg contains:
- the LOC120897837 gene encoding staphylococcal nuclease domain-containing protein 1, which codes for MSAANVPAAAANPAPPPVLKKGIVKQILSGDSLILRDKPVNGPPREKQLNFAGIVAPKLARRPTNGSSDGSRDQPYAWESREYLRQRLIGQEVWFYSEKPPNANREYGYVKLGKEPNAENIVESIVSEGLVTVRRDNVRQTPEHARLIELEDAARRARKGLWSDAPEGEHVRNIVWNIDNPKQFVDQHAGQLIKAIIEHVRDGSTVRAFLMPNPRVFQHVTLMMSGIRCPGFKLDAEGRPDNTTEVPYADEARFHVECRLLQREVKVRLESNSNTNFLGTILCPEGNIAESLLRNGFAKCVEWSIPYVKEGIDRLRACEREAKAARLRLWKDYKPPAALANTKDKELVGTVMEVYNGDAVLVKVGTVSKKVFFSSIRPPRPKEDDGPRAKNSRPLYDIPYMFEAREFLRKKLIGKRVTCTLDYVAPARDNYPEKYCYTVRLDDQNIAEAMLERGLATVINYRQDDEQRSPEYDKLRAAQEQAIKGQKGMHAKKQTPSHRINDLTTDHSRIKHHYLPSWQRALRTEALVEFVASGSRLRLYCPKESCLVTFLLAGISCRRSSRPAIGGAPAQEAEPYGDEALQFTREKVLQRDVSVKIETTDKQATSVIGWLFTDHNVNLSVALVEEGLAEVHFTAEKSDYYRVLRDAEARAKAQRKNIWKDYVEKAAAEEEKDEIEDTPDVNTPVERKVKYESVVVTEVTPELQFYAQHTDQGAKLEELMTKLRQDFKAMPPVTGSYAPKRGDMCAAKFSEDNEWYRAKVEKVEKGGNVTILYIDYGNRETVPSTRLAMIPPTFISEKPFAHLYVPALLLLPTDADDRAEAVKAFSQDVLNRTLNMNVEYRISGTEYVTLTDPATKADIAEDLIADGYLIADKNKKDRRLTKLIADYKDAEQKARKQHKGIWQYGDSTEDQAGEFGLSR
- the LOC120897839 gene encoding EEF1A lysine methyltransferase 2, which codes for MSEQIEELEGSELGTKDFWESSYTREIANYRDHGDVGEVWFDEDSQNRIICWIAKQEDEIKADDSIIDLGCGNGMMLIELAREGYTKLTGIDYSPKAIELSKAICRDQDLNINYQVVDLMSEPEVAALGQFKVVHDKGTYDAISLHPEDAKTMRTHYIANVHRMLQDDGLFILTSCNWTESELVQSFAELFKLRTVIPTPTFKFGGKVGSVVTSIVFEKK
- the LOC120897840 gene encoding uncharacterized protein LOC120897840, with protein sequence MDTNPAPKKQKKEQLEVKVLDEGLTPTGPSSMPSPQRVPSPQPGRSGYPASPRPNIAPNVTARAIKRRRLIVSRALHEELMESLRAFQSATTEMLNRLKRPTDPVDAELSGMGHVIRNWSPERRRRCLIRMQRIVIEEEVDHFEKKYGRKIIEVKKVT